One genomic region from Evansella sp. LMS18 encodes:
- a CDS encoding CBO0543 family protein, with protein MYLLFVVVVYIIFAKVFVDWKRWKEFYPTIQFYIVCNLLYNFLFYNHPLWSYKAVTVDWLNHTLIDLTFTFFIVPVVLMIYLQYYPAGKKQWAYIFAWVLYFTLIEFLFIKKGLFVLDNGWTLWWSFIFNIITFTIIKLHHRNTLLGLIVAVPVIFLLLLFFHPPLQDLK; from the coding sequence ATGTATTTACTTTTTGTCGTTGTTGTCTATATAATATTTGCTAAAGTGTTTGTTGACTGGAAAAGATGGAAAGAGTTTTACCCTACAATTCAATTTTACATCGTTTGTAATCTGTTATATAATTTTCTCTTTTATAATCATCCGCTATGGTCGTACAAAGCTGTCACAGTTGACTGGCTGAACCACACGCTGATAGATCTCACATTTACATTTTTTATCGTTCCGGTTGTGCTGATGATTTATCTGCAATACTATCCTGCTGGTAAAAAACAGTGGGCCTACATATTTGCCTGGGTTTTATACTTTACTCTTATTGAATTCCTGTTTATAAAAAAAGGGTTATTTGTTTTGGATAATGGCTGGACTCTCTGGTGGTCGTTTATTTTTAACATTATTACTTTTACAATTATTAAACTCCATCATAGAAATACTCTTCTTGGTTTGATTGTTGCTGTACCTGTTATTTTTCTTCTGCTCCTGTTTTTTCACCCGCCGCTGCAGGACTTAAAATAG
- the deoD gene encoding purine-nucleoside phosphorylase: MSVHIGAKEGEIAESILLPGDPLRAKYIAENFLEDAVCYNEVRGMLGYTGTYKGKRVSVQGTGMGVPSISIYVHELINSYGVKNLIRVGTCGAYQKDVKVRDVIIAMSASTDSGVNNKFFNGVTYAPTASFKLLKRAYDGAMKNNMNVNVGSVFTSDVFYHDDKEMVQRLADHQVLAVEMETSALYTIASRFGVDALSVLTVSDHLITGEETSSQERQETFNEMVEVALTAAVSED; this comes from the coding sequence ATGAGTGTACATATTGGTGCAAAAGAAGGGGAAATCGCCGAATCTATTCTGCTGCCAGGTGACCCTTTAAGAGCAAAATACATTGCGGAAAATTTTCTTGAGGATGCTGTCTGCTATAATGAAGTCCGGGGAATGCTCGGGTATACAGGAACATATAAAGGGAAGCGAGTTTCGGTACAGGGGACAGGAATGGGCGTTCCATCCATCTCTATCTATGTCCATGAACTGATTAACAGCTATGGTGTCAAGAACCTGATCCGTGTAGGAACATGCGGCGCATATCAGAAAGACGTAAAAGTAAGAGATGTTATTATCGCAATGAGCGCTTCTACAGACTCAGGGGTCAATAACAAGTTCTTCAACGGAGTGACTTACGCTCCTACTGCCAGCTTCAAGCTGCTGAAAAGAGCTTATGATGGAGCTATGAAAAATAACATGAACGTAAACGTAGGAAGTGTCTTCACAAGCGATGTTTTCTACCATGATGATAAAGAAATGGTACAAAGGCTCGCAGACCACCAGGTGCTTGCTGTTGAAATGGAAACATCAGCCCTTTACACCATCGCATCCCGCTTTGGGGTAGATGCACTGTCAGTTCTGACAGTAAGCGATCATTTAATTACAGGTGAAGAAACGTCTTCACAGGAACGCCAGGAAACATTCAATGAAATGGTTGAAGTAGCCCTGACAGCCGCAGTGTCAGAGGACTAA
- a CDS encoding CBS domain-containing protein — MQIILSHNNLDFDGLASMIAANKLYPQAAMVLPARLSQDVRHFLAIYKDTFNFKKIKDIPWEVIKEVILTDTSVLERLGEPGGILSRRDVNYIVYDHHPVTDSSVKADGVMQETGACITLLAEEIIRNSLEITDFEATVFALGLYTDTGAFTYENTTARDLRAGAYFLEKGANLSVVEQYREAPLPKEGQELFQILLDNAETITVDDAEILISSYEQKEYSGSLAQITRKMVEMTGASAAFCIVKMGTKVFITSRASSGRINVLPVISLLGGGGHTKAAAAMLKERQVSSVVNEIKENLHKIVIPSVTAAHIMSTPVRVVSPETTIEDVSKMLYRYGHTGFPVVEEDKLTGIISRRDVDKALHHGLGHAPVKGFMSRQPVKISRNESMEKIQELMIEKQVGRLPVTDNGELIGIVSRSDVIKAMHGNDKLDIKYSSASLSPFKRSLEADMREQFSPTVYELLKLIGREADSLGMKAYLIGGMVRDLLLGKPNEDIDIVAEGDGIQLARHLKERYGGSVRYHEDFRTATWKHPSSFKIDITSARTEYYDFPAALPKVEMSSIKEDLYRRDFTINAMGICLHKEEFSELIDYFHGYEHLRQKKIKVLYNLSFVEDPTRILRALRFENRFGFRMDAQTEQLARQSANNLTAVSRPRIASELSRLFYEEDPESGAERILDLNLHNYIIKRSDEPTAILRRIKNLSAAVNMFMRNGLDVPPSTWIAYLLVCTPMEAEDWEEISLYGKNKEDAKLLKDLYSIIEIQPLEKHDVSHFRLSDWHRIFSETNTAPLLIYFAVSGGKAAEKGLDYLKSREKLTSKVSGELLIEAGFPPGPVFKELLHQAEMIQLDSPELTTEDILSSLKIHYKKRL; from the coding sequence ATGCAAATTATATTATCACATAACAATCTGGACTTCGATGGTCTCGCATCTATGATTGCTGCGAATAAGCTTTATCCTCAGGCGGCTATGGTGCTTCCGGCCAGGTTAAGCCAGGACGTACGGCATTTTCTTGCTATATACAAGGACACTTTTAATTTCAAAAAAATTAAAGATATACCTTGGGAAGTTATAAAAGAAGTGATTCTCACTGATACCAGTGTCTTAGAAAGACTCGGTGAGCCAGGTGGAATACTTTCACGAAGAGATGTAAATTACATAGTTTATGATCATCACCCGGTAACTGATTCATCTGTAAAAGCTGATGGAGTCATGCAGGAGACCGGAGCATGCATCACTCTTCTGGCTGAAGAAATCATCAGAAACTCTTTGGAAATAACTGATTTTGAAGCAACTGTCTTTGCTCTTGGCTTATATACTGATACAGGGGCTTTTACATACGAAAACACTACAGCAAGAGATTTAAGGGCAGGAGCCTATTTTTTGGAAAAAGGAGCCAACCTGTCTGTAGTGGAGCAATACCGGGAAGCTCCTCTGCCAAAAGAAGGACAGGAATTGTTTCAAATTTTGCTGGATAATGCCGAGACAATAACTGTCGACGATGCGGAAATATTGATCAGCAGCTACGAACAAAAGGAATACTCAGGCAGCCTTGCTCAAATAACACGGAAAATGGTAGAGATGACAGGCGCGTCAGCAGCCTTCTGTATAGTAAAGATGGGTACTAAAGTATTTATTACTTCCAGGGCGTCTTCAGGAAGGATAAATGTCCTCCCTGTCATCAGTTTATTGGGCGGGGGAGGACATACAAAAGCAGCTGCAGCCATGCTGAAGGAAAGACAAGTCTCCTCCGTCGTGAACGAGATTAAAGAAAACTTGCATAAAATCGTCATTCCTTCAGTTACCGCTGCGCATATAATGTCCACTCCCGTCCGGGTAGTTTCTCCAGAAACCACCATTGAAGATGTCTCAAAAATGCTTTACCGGTACGGCCACACAGGTTTCCCAGTAGTAGAAGAAGACAAACTTACAGGGATAATCTCCAGAAGAGATGTTGATAAAGCTCTTCACCATGGGTTAGGCCATGCTCCTGTAAAGGGATTCATGAGCCGCCAGCCCGTTAAAATCAGCAGGAATGAAAGTATGGAAAAAATTCAGGAACTGATGATTGAAAAACAGGTTGGCCGACTCCCGGTAACAGACAACGGGGAATTAATTGGCATAGTATCTAGATCGGATGTAATTAAAGCCATGCATGGAAATGATAAACTGGATATAAAATACTCCTCTGCATCACTCTCTCCGTTCAAAAGAAGTCTTGAGGCGGACATGCGGGAACAGTTTTCCCCTACTGTCTACGAATTGCTTAAGCTGATCGGAAGGGAAGCTGATTCCCTTGGAATGAAGGCCTATCTTATTGGCGGCATGGTTCGGGATTTACTGCTGGGAAAACCAAACGAAGATATAGATATTGTCGCGGAAGGCGACGGTATTCAGCTTGCCAGGCATTTAAAGGAGAGATACGGGGGTTCTGTACGTTACCACGAAGACTTCCGTACGGCAACCTGGAAACATCCATCCAGCTTTAAAATTGATATAACGAGCGCCCGTACGGAATATTACGATTTTCCCGCGGCGCTTCCAAAGGTGGAGATGTCCAGTATTAAAGAAGACTTATACCGTCGGGACTTTACTATAAACGCTATGGGTATTTGTCTTCATAAAGAGGAATTCAGTGAACTAATCGACTATTTTCATGGTTACGAACATTTACGGCAGAAAAAAATTAAAGTCTTGTATAATCTCAGCTTCGTTGAAGACCCAACAAGAATTCTCAGAGCCCTCCGCTTTGAAAACAGGTTCGGTTTCAGAATGGATGCGCAGACAGAACAGCTGGCGCGCCAGTCTGCCAATAATTTGACAGCAGTATCCAGACCGAGAATAGCGAGTGAACTATCCAGATTGTTTTATGAAGAAGACCCTGAATCCGGGGCAGAGAGAATCTTAGACCTTAACCTTCATAATTACATCATAAAAAGAAGTGACGAGCCAACAGCTATATTGAGGAGGATAAAAAACCTTTCAGCTGCAGTTAATATGTTTATGAGAAACGGACTGGATGTCCCTCCGTCAACCTGGATAGCATACCTCCTCGTCTGTACACCAATGGAAGCGGAAGACTGGGAAGAGATATCCCTGTACGGTAAAAATAAAGAGGATGCCAAGCTGCTTAAGGATTTATACTCTATAATCGAAATTCAACCGCTGGAGAAGCACGATGTCTCCCATTTTCGATTAAGTGACTGGCACCGCATTTTCTCTGAAACAAATACTGCGCCACTGCTCATTTATTTCGCAGTATCAGGCGGGAAAGCAGCTGAAAAAGGGCTGGATTACTTAAAGTCCCGTGAAAAGCTGACGAGCAAGGTCAGCGGAGAATTATTAATAGAAGCCGGTTTTCCTCCTGGTCCCGTCTTTAAAGAGCTGCTCCATCAGGCGGAGATGATTCAGCTTGACTCACCCGAACTGACGACAGAGGATATATTGAGCTCTCTTAAGATTCACTATAAAAAACGATTATAA
- a CDS encoding phosphatidylserine decarboxylase, whose amino-acid sequence MIKQRFYQSLVELTQNPLYTKILRMFTASKLSRILNSSFVDFYKINKEEMELDIKEYKTINELFARKLKEGSRPVASEKEIIASPVDGVLSKAGIVTEDAAFHVKGKDYSLRKMVGLENTWRRYTGGHYMLFYLSPKDYHRIHSPLNGVITKRWALGKYSDPVNQLGLMFGKDPLSNNYRIITEFENENNVRMAMVKIGALNVNSIHPTHLEGDVKTGQEVAYFSFGSTVILLFEPDTVEPLTDWNEENVIVKQGQTLGRFRERGPISR is encoded by the coding sequence ATGATAAAGCAGCGTTTTTACCAGTCGCTTGTGGAGTTAACTCAAAACCCACTGTATACGAAGATTCTCAGGATGTTTACTGCATCAAAATTAAGCAGAATACTGAATTCCTCTTTTGTGGATTTCTATAAAATAAATAAAGAAGAAATGGAATTAGATATCAAAGAATACAAAACCATCAATGAATTGTTTGCCCGAAAACTTAAAGAAGGTTCGCGGCCAGTTGCATCAGAAAAAGAGATTATCGCCAGTCCGGTAGACGGTGTACTTTCAAAAGCAGGAATTGTTACAGAGGATGCTGCTTTTCACGTAAAAGGCAAAGACTATTCTTTAAGAAAAATGGTAGGCCTGGAAAACACATGGAGGAGATATACAGGAGGCCATTACATGCTGTTTTACTTAAGTCCCAAAGATTACCATCGTATACACAGTCCGCTGAATGGTGTTATTACTAAGAGATGGGCTCTGGGAAAATATTCGGACCCGGTAAACCAGCTTGGGCTGATGTTCGGTAAAGATCCTCTTTCAAATAATTATCGAATTATTACAGAGTTTGAAAACGAAAACAATGTACGTATGGCGATGGTGAAAATCGGAGCTTTGAATGTTAACAGTATACATCCTACCCACCTGGAGGGAGACGTAAAAACTGGCCAGGAAGTTGCTTATTTTTCATTCGGTTCCACGGTTATCCTGCTTTTTGAGCCGGATACTGTCGAGCCTCTGACAGACTGGAACGAAGAAAACGTTATTGTTAAACAAGGACAGACTCTGGGAAGATTCAGGGAACGGGGACCAATAAGCCGTTAA
- the mnhG gene encoding monovalent cation/H(+) antiporter subunit G, with amino-acid sequence MTEIVISIFLLIGGGLSLLGSIGIIRFPDVYGRLHAATKSATLGVISIMIGVFLYFLILEGIFVGKVLLTILFVFLTAPLAGFMISRSAYRVGAELSDKSIQDDLEKEMKKSGKKATTK; translated from the coding sequence TTGACAGAGATCGTGATTAGTATCTTCCTGCTTATCGGCGGAGGCCTTTCTCTCTTAGGCTCTATCGGGATCATTCGTTTTCCTGACGTGTATGGGAGACTGCACGCGGCTACGAAAAGTGCCACACTTGGTGTTATCAGTATTATGATAGGGGTTTTCCTATACTTCCTGATTCTTGAGGGAATATTTGTTGGGAAAGTACTGTTAACCATCTTGTTTGTTTTCTTAACAGCCCCTCTTGCCGGTTTTATGATTTCCCGCTCTGCATACAGAGTTGGAGCTGAGCTTTCCGACAAGAGCATACAGGATGACTTAGAAAAAGAGATGAAAAAATCCGGTAAAAAAGCAACTACAAAATAG
- a CDS encoding Na(+)/H(+) antiporter subunit F1, producing MLQLTAQIVLAVMSLSILVCTYRAVKGPTMSDRIVALDTIGINLIGFTGVIMVSQGTIAYSEVMLVLAILAFLGSVALAKFIEGGVVLDRDRD from the coding sequence ATGCTGCAGCTTACAGCCCAAATAGTACTTGCTGTCATGTCACTTTCCATCCTGGTGTGCACATACAGAGCTGTAAAAGGCCCGACAATGTCAGACAGGATTGTGGCTCTGGATACAATCGGAATAAATCTTATCGGATTTACCGGGGTCATAATGGTATCCCAGGGTACCATTGCCTATTCAGAAGTGATGCTTGTATTAGCTATCCTGGCATTCCTTGGATCTGTTGCACTCGCTAAGTTTATTGAAGGAGGTGTGGTTCTTGACAGAGATCGTGATTAG
- a CDS encoding Na+/H+ antiporter subunit E — protein sequence MAFQILLNIGIALIWMLLRNEFTGVEFMLGYIVGLAMLFLLRRFLKFDFYFRRVIAMFKLIGLFIYKLILSNIDVIKIVLSPKMDITPGIIAVPTKLKTDWEVTLLATLISLTPGTLSMDFSEDGKTIFVHSIHVPDKDEAIKEIHDSFEKAILEVTE from the coding sequence ATGGCTTTTCAAATCCTGCTTAATATCGGTATTGCGCTCATATGGATGCTGTTAAGAAACGAATTCACCGGCGTGGAATTCATGCTGGGTTATATTGTAGGTTTAGCAATGCTATTTCTGCTAAGGCGTTTCTTGAAGTTCGACTTTTACTTTCGCCGGGTAATTGCAATGTTTAAACTGATTGGTTTATTTATCTACAAACTGATTCTGTCAAACATTGATGTAATTAAAATAGTATTAAGCCCGAAAATGGACATAACTCCTGGTATAATAGCAGTTCCCACAAAGCTGAAAACTGACTGGGAGGTAACCTTGTTAGCAACGCTTATTTCGCTGACTCCAGGAACACTGTCCATGGATTTTTCGGAAGATGGAAAAACGATATTTGTGCATTCTATCCATGTACCTGATAAAGACGAAGCAATCAAAGAAATTCATGATTCTTTCGAAAAGGCTATTCTGGAGGTGACAGAGTAA
- a CDS encoding Na+/H+ antiporter subunit D produces the protein MNNIVLLPVLIPFIMGVILILFRNSPSIQRFISAVTAFAMLAVSIYLTYIIYQNGITTVELGNWPAPFGIVLVGDLFAGLMLILASIVGVACLFFAFQTIHSEREKFYFYPFYFFLMTGVNGAFLTGDLFNLFVFFEVMLIASYVLIVIGGTKYQLRESFKYVVINIFASMFFIIGIAYLYSVTGTLNLAQLGERVGELEQTGVLNVVAILFLIVFGMKGALFPLYFWLPKSYYGPPAAIAALFGGLLTKVGIYAIIRSFTLIFTHNPDFTHNIILALAGFTMFFGVLGAVSQFDFKRILSYHIISQVGYMVMGLGLYTPLAIAGAIYYIAHHIIVKAALFLFAGATQKITGTTDLKKMSGLLKTHPALAWLFFIAAISLAGIPPLSGFFSKFALILSGIQEERYFIVFVSLLVGLLTLFSMMKIFVYVFWGKPSLSEEEVKKTKLAPLLWPVAPLVALSIIMGLAAEPIFSFSMEVAEQLLDPSIYINSVLKE, from the coding sequence ATGAATAATATTGTCTTACTCCCTGTTCTGATACCTTTCATAATGGGCGTTATTTTGATCCTTTTCAGGAACAGCCCGTCCATTCAGCGTTTTATCAGCGCCGTGACAGCGTTCGCTATGCTCGCTGTCTCCATATACTTAACGTATATTATTTATCAGAACGGGATCACTACAGTTGAATTAGGAAATTGGCCTGCACCATTTGGAATAGTGTTAGTCGGTGATTTATTTGCAGGACTGATGCTTATCCTGGCCAGTATTGTCGGAGTGGCGTGTCTGTTCTTTGCATTTCAGACAATTCACTCAGAAAGAGAAAAATTCTATTTTTATCCTTTTTACTTTTTCTTAATGACAGGAGTAAACGGTGCATTTCTGACAGGGGATTTGTTTAACCTCTTCGTATTTTTTGAGGTTATGCTGATTGCCTCCTACGTTTTAATAGTTATAGGGGGAACAAAATATCAGCTTCGTGAGTCTTTTAAGTATGTAGTAATAAACATTTTCGCTTCCATGTTTTTCATTATCGGAATAGCTTATTTATATTCTGTAACAGGAACGCTGAATCTGGCCCAGCTCGGGGAGCGGGTTGGCGAACTTGAACAGACAGGTGTACTTAATGTTGTCGCTATTCTGTTTCTCATTGTATTCGGTATGAAGGGCGCCCTTTTCCCACTGTATTTCTGGCTTCCTAAGTCATACTATGGCCCTCCTGCAGCAATTGCTGCCCTTTTCGGGGGACTGCTTACAAAAGTAGGGATTTATGCAATTATCCGCTCGTTCACGCTTATTTTCACGCATAACCCTGATTTCACACACAATATTATTTTGGCTTTGGCAGGTTTTACAATGTTCTTTGGAGTATTAGGAGCTGTATCCCAGTTCGACTTCAAACGCATCCTTTCCTACCACATCATCAGCCAGGTTGGCTATATGGTGATGGGGCTTGGGCTTTATACTCCACTTGCCATTGCCGGGGCAATCTATTACATCGCCCACCATATTATTGTAAAAGCTGCATTATTCCTTTTTGCAGGTGCTACCCAAAAGATTACAGGCACCACTGACTTAAAGAAGATGAGCGGCCTGTTAAAGACCCATCCTGCACTGGCCTGGCTCTTTTTCATCGCAGCCATCTCACTTGCAGGGATACCGCCGCTAAGCGGATTCTTCAGTAAATTCGCGTTAATTTTATCCGGTATTCAGGAAGAGCGTTATTTTATCGTATTTGTAAGTTTATTAGTAGGGCTGTTAACCCTATTCTCCATGATGAAGATTTTCGTCTATGTTTTCTGGGGCAAACCTTCATTATCAGAGGAAGAAGTTAAAAAGACGAAACTGGCTCCCCTTCTCTGGCCTGTCGCTCCGCTTGTAGCTTTATCCATTATTATGGGACTTGCGGCTGAGCCAATCTTTTCTTTCTCTATGGAAGTTGCGGAACAGCTGCTCGACCCATCAATTTATATAAATTCTGTACTTAAGGAGTAG
- a CDS encoding Na(+)/H(+) antiporter subunit C, whose amino-acid sequence MEILMIITVGVLVSVATYMILTKSLLRVVLGIMLLSHGAHLLLLTLSGLGEGAPPLLGEQAEAYSDPLPQALILTAIVISFGVTAFLLVLAYRTYKEHKTDDLDELRGSADE is encoded by the coding sequence ATGGAGATATTAATGATAATAACGGTTGGAGTACTCGTCTCCGTGGCAACCTATATGATATTGACTAAAAGCCTTCTCCGTGTAGTGCTGGGAATCATGCTCCTTTCCCATGGAGCACACCTGCTCCTTCTCACTCTCTCAGGACTTGGAGAAGGAGCACCTCCCCTTCTCGGAGAACAGGCGGAAGCGTATAGTGACCCGCTGCCTCAGGCATTGATTCTGACAGCAATCGTAATCAGTTTTGGGGTAACAGCTTTTTTACTTGTTTTAGCTTACCGCACATATAAAGAACATAAAACAGATGATCTTGATGAATTAAGGGGTAGTGCCGATGAATAA
- a CDS encoding Na(+)/H(+) antiporter subunit B: MKTNFLMLHTITRIVAFIILSFSVFLFFAGHNNPGGGFIGGLMTASALLLLYVSFDLKTIKRVIPFNYSTMIAVGLLIAIATGLNSFLFGDPFLTQYFEYYDLPVLGETELTTALPFDLGIYLVVVGVALLTILTIAEDDA, from the coding sequence ATGAAGACGAACTTTCTGATGCTGCATACAATAACGCGGATAGTTGCATTCATTATCCTTTCCTTCTCCGTCTTCTTGTTTTTTGCCGGGCATAATAATCCTGGCGGCGGATTTATTGGAGGGCTGATGACAGCTTCTGCCCTGCTGCTTTTGTATGTCAGCTTTGACCTAAAGACAATCAAGAGAGTCATTCCTTTTAATTATTCAACAATGATTGCTGTGGGGCTTCTTATCGCAATTGCCACCGGTCTGAACAGTTTTCTCTTCGGGGATCCGTTTCTGACTCAGTATTTTGAGTATTACGATCTCCCTGTCTTAGGAGAAACTGAATTGACAACAGCTCTCCCGTTTGATCTTGGGATTTACCTCGTTGTTGTAGGGGTAGCTTTGCTGACGATTCTTACGATCGCGGAGGATGATGCATAA
- a CDS encoding Na+/H+ antiporter subunit A, which produces MSTLHYLVLAPFIMAIFVPFFYKWFRNIHTGWFVLILPTVLFVYLLQYLPVGGPMEPLQLTVPWVPSLGINFTVYLDGLSLLFALLITGIGALVVLYSIYYIANKKDEPLNNFYVYLLMFMGAMLGVVLSDNLIVIYVFWELTSLASSLLIAYWFHKEKSRYGAQKSMFITVTGGFSMLAGFSLLYVMTNTFSIQEIIAQAGTIINDPLFIPAMLLILLGAFTKSAQFPFHIWLPDAMEAPTPVSAYLHSATMVKAGIYLVARLTPVFGGTAQWFWLLTIFGLVTLVWGSVSAIRQKDLKAILAFSTISQLGLIMSLLGLGSAAVHYDVANVDMLYATAVMAAVFHLINHATFKGSLFMVVGIVDHETGTRDIRNLGGLMTIMPITFTISLIGLASMAGLPPFNGFLSKEMFFTGTLNATTLDIFNVSTWGFLFPVLAWIASVFTFAYCMIMFFRTFTGKYQPEKLKKEAHEAPVGMLISPIILASLVVIFGLFPNLLGYTIIEPAMQSILPNLLAEGDRFYVNIYHWHGLNPELFMTIGVVLFGMLVVLNLKRWQETTFFLKERDPLNRVYDSGLDGLIAGSQRVTNFQMTGLLRDYFAFMMIFMIFLVGWTFIQFDALSFESLAMFNAGEVTPFLWVITLVLIAATLTMPFIQQRITAIIVVGVIGFLVALLFVVFRAPDLALTQLLVETVMVVLLLLAFYHLPELRREKFTPRFRFTNLAISVGMGLMVTIIALSVHALRQTAGFDPISDFFVEASVPLAGGYNMVNVILVDFRGLDTLLEVLVLAIAALGVVTLIKHKFKGGEDV; this is translated from the coding sequence TTGTCAACGCTTCATTACTTAGTTTTAGCACCATTTATTATGGCAATATTTGTCCCGTTTTTTTATAAATGGTTCCGCAATATCCATACCGGGTGGTTTGTATTAATACTTCCAACCGTATTGTTTGTTTACTTACTGCAATATCTGCCTGTTGGCGGTCCTATGGAGCCGCTTCAGCTAACAGTGCCTTGGGTTCCGTCGCTGGGTATTAACTTCACCGTTTACCTTGATGGATTAAGCCTGTTGTTTGCACTCTTAATAACAGGTATCGGAGCACTCGTAGTCCTGTATTCCATTTACTATATTGCAAACAAAAAAGATGAGCCGCTTAATAACTTCTATGTATACCTTCTTATGTTCATGGGGGCTATGCTTGGAGTAGTTCTGTCAGATAACCTGATAGTTATCTATGTTTTCTGGGAACTGACGAGTCTTGCTTCTTCTTTATTGATTGCCTACTGGTTCCATAAGGAAAAGTCACGGTACGGGGCCCAAAAGTCCATGTTTATCACCGTTACCGGAGGATTCAGTATGCTTGCTGGTTTCTCCCTGTTATATGTGATGACAAATACGTTCAGTATTCAGGAGATAATCGCACAGGCTGGTACAATCATCAATGATCCGCTGTTTATTCCGGCTATGCTGCTGATCTTATTAGGTGCATTCACTAAATCAGCTCAATTTCCATTCCACATCTGGCTTCCGGATGCTATGGAAGCACCTACACCTGTTAGTGCGTACCTGCACTCAGCTACGATGGTAAAAGCAGGGATCTATCTTGTCGCCCGTTTAACACCTGTTTTCGGAGGAACAGCACAGTGGTTCTGGCTGCTGACGATCTTCGGCCTTGTTACACTGGTCTGGGGCTCCGTCTCAGCAATCAGGCAAAAAGACCTTAAAGCAATACTGGCTTTTTCAACGATTAGCCAGCTGGGGCTGATTATGTCCCTGCTTGGCCTTGGTTCAGCGGCAGTGCACTATGATGTTGCAAATGTTGATATGCTTTATGCTACTGCTGTAATGGCAGCAGTATTCCACCTTATTAACCATGCTACTTTTAAAGGAAGCCTGTTTATGGTTGTAGGGATTGTGGATCATGAGACAGGGACCCGTGATATTCGGAACCTTGGCGGCTTAATGACAATCATGCCGATTACATTCACCATCTCTTTAATTGGTCTTGCTTCCATGGCAGGGCTGCCTCCGTTCAATGGCTTTCTGAGTAAGGAGATGTTCTTTACCGGGACGCTTAACGCTACGACCCTTGATATATTCAATGTTTCCACATGGGGCTTTTTGTTCCCTGTATTAGCATGGATAGCAAGTGTCTTTACCTTTGCTTATTGTATGATAATGTTTTTCAGGACCTTCACTGGTAAATACCAGCCGGAGAAACTGAAAAAAGAAGCTCACGAAGCTCCGGTAGGTATGCTTATTTCGCCAATCATCCTGGCATCTTTAGTAGTCATTTTCGGGCTGTTCCCTAACCTGCTGGGATACACAATTATTGAGCCCGCAATGCAGTCTATTCTCCCTAACCTTTTAGCGGAAGGAGATAGATTTTATGTGAATATATATCACTGGCACGGGTTAAATCCGGAACTGTTCATGACTATAGGTGTTGTACTGTTCGGTATGCTCGTTGTCCTGAATCTGAAACGCTGGCAGGAAACAACTTTCTTCCTGAAAGAAAGGGATCCACTGAACAGAGTGTACGACAGCGGACTGGACGGCCTTATTGCAGGCTCACAGCGTGTAACAAACTTCCAGATGACGGGATTACTGAGAGATTACTTTGCGTTTATGATGATATTCATGATTTTCCTCGTCGGCTGGACATTCATTCAGTTTGACGCGTTGTCGTTTGAATCACTCGCAATGTTTAACGCAGGGGAAGTCACTCCATTTCTATGGGTAATTACCCTGGTTCTGATCGCAGCCACTCTCACGATGCCTTTTATTCAGCAGCGTATTACTGCGATAATTGTCGTCGGGGTTATCGGTTTCCTGGTCGCCCTTCTGTTTGTTGTCTTCAGAGCACCGGACCTTGCACTTACACAGCTGCTTGTGGAAACAGTGATGGTAGTACTTCTGCTTCTTGCTTTCTATCACCTGCCGGAACTTAGAAGAGAAAAATTCACTCCAAGATTCCGGTTCACCAACCTTGCAATTTCTGTAGGGATGGGACTAATGGTGACAATAATCGCACTAAGCGTACATGCTTTAAGGCAAACCGCAGGGTTTGACCCTATTTCTGACTTCTTCGTAGAGGCTTCTGTGCCCCTGGCGGGAGGATACAACATGGTAAACGTCATCCTTGTTGATTTCCGTGGACTGGATACATTGCTTGAAGTACTTGTTCTTGCAATTGCAGCCTTAGGAGTGGTCACATTGATTAAGCATAAATTTAAAGGAGGCGAGGATGTATGA
- a CDS encoding sporulation histidine kinase inhibitor Sda: MRYLSDDLLVETYNKARDLKLSEDFILLIHEEMKRRSLADKHPFMS, from the coding sequence ATGAGATATTTATCGGATGATCTGTTGGTTGAAACCTATAATAAAGCACGGGACCTGAAACTGAGCGAGGACTTTATTCTTCTTATTCATGAGGAAATGAAGCGTCGTTCCCTGGCGGACAAGCACCCGTTCATGTCCTGA